From the Trifolium pratense cultivar HEN17-A07 linkage group LG4, ARS_RC_1.1, whole genome shotgun sequence genome, the window GAGGAAAACCTGGATGAGTTTATCTCTGTTTCTGGCGGCTTCTTTCTTACTCCGACGAAATCCAGCTGCGTTTTCTGGCAAGTGGAGTTCAATTCGACGATGATGACTGCAACAAACAACAAGGGCAAAGCGGAAAATGAATgatgggcttgggcttgggcttgggcttgggcttcTTCAATTCGAAATGGATTGGACTCTTGTGATTAGAATCAGAAAAACTCTTCCACACACCCCCCACCCTACCCACAATTCTTTTATCGCCtaaatttccaatttttccTGTGCAAAAAAAATGTGGAACTTATTTACGAATTTTTTTActgttgaaaataatattttatactaaaaaaagttaaaaatattttccaaactTTTTATGCATGGACAAAATTGGACTACgtaaacatattttatttataatttgtttaatgTTAATATTTAATAAGAACTGAATCTCTTCGACTTTGCACTTCAAAAAGCTATTAAGTGCGTTCAATCAGCTCTACAACATAGTCAATTTTATGTGAAATGTTATGTGAAAATCTAGTTGTGACAATTTTATGAGAATTTTCTCTCTCATACTCACGTTATATTCTTATTTCCTCCCTCCCCTATCTCTCTATTGTTTTTGTCCAATAAAAATAAGGGAAAGAAAAGTGTCCAAAGTTGTTAACAAATTGATGTTCCAATAACACTccttataatatatttatattttgcttgttaaaaaaaaaaactaatactaTTACACTTTTTATGTTTAAGACAAGCAttccaaattaattttaaacattATCTGATCTCTAGTAACAAATTCTACAATCAGATATGTACCCGCACTTGAAAAACTCCGTTTTCAAACTTTTGCGTGTTCATTAATCAAATGATAGCAATAATTTTCTGTGCAGATAATTACAATATACAATACCATAATACAACCTTAATTAATCATAGAAAAGAATGACGTAAAAGAGGAAGCATTATTGGTgagtgtttatttattataaaaatggtGGGTTAAGAGGCAACGTTTACTCTTTAGGCCAAAAAGCATGGGATCTTTTTTCATATTTGTGGAGATGGACGTATGCAATGTGTGGTCCACATGACATGAAAACAACCAAGTTTCCTAGAAACTTCCTTTTCCTATATTAAACAATCCAAAAAACAATTAACATAAAGTTGATCAAGTTATATGGAAAGTGAATGAATCCAATAGCATTGGTGAGATTTGAATATGTCATCTTGCTTTGTAGTTGCCGTTGAAAatgggtgtgtgtgtgtgtcgtTCTCTACTTTCATTAGCTTTTGCCAACAAAGCTTTGATCACTaatcactcaaactcaaactccCCTCATTGTAAATTGTGAAATTTTAGAGTTAATAAATTGTAAATGTGTGTGTGTGCCGTTGAAAGTctatattaatatgtttttatttctcaAGAATCATTTCTTATACTTCTCAAgaagaattaaaaatatgtgATTCTTTCTCTAAAGAATAAATTGAGATATTAGTTATTAGGAGCACTTGCACATGTCGTATAAAAAGAGGCATCTCTTCgaagtctttttctttttggtagaTGTATTTCTTCAAAGTCTAGTTGTCAAATAATAGAAGTCTAATTAATAATGACCAATACATGTTTAGCTCTCCTAGgattgttataaaaataatccACATGATCCTcaaccacaattttttttttttttgtatttatctataTTAATAATTTGCTAGGAAAAATCCCATCCATCTATTGCACTTTGTGGACTATGAATTATGCTTTAATTTGCCTCAATATATACAGTGATCAGATAAGGAATAACAGACAGGTAGAATGTCAATTCGAGTAtatgtgttatttttttttgaatggcatgCATAgctatgtgttttttttataagcaaataattaaattataagaaGTATAAGGTGTACTCAACTCTTACAATTTGGTGAACCTCCATTATATACTATGGAGGCAGGCTAATGGATTATTACATCAATCAGAGAACTTATAACAAGAATTGTTCCCTATACGACCTATAAATCAAAACCACGTAATAAAAATTATCTGATCCACTATGACAGACACATTAACAACAACTTCTCTAAACATTGTGTTGTTTCGAGCACGCCATAAACTCCACGTGGTAGCTAACCAAATACACGACAAGGATAAAGCTTGTTGAGAGGAAAATAATGTGGCTGCAAATTAAGCATATTCTTGCCAATCAATACTTATACTACTAATACTATATATGTCCATTAACTTAAAGATTTAATTTGGTTCTTTTAGAGAATATGGTTTCAATATTGGCCATTCATCATCAATCAATTTTTATTCTAGAAGTATACGTAACATGGTCATATGGATAACGTACGGgctttatttaaaataaaaatcttatcTGTTTTAGATAATTAAATGAGTACAAATTAAGATGAAAGATTCCTATAATCGTACGTTGGGATTTCCCCCAGCATGTAACCATTTACCATTGTCTaatcaaattattaaattaaaaggggactatttagcatttttcttaacttataatagcatttttttttagaaaataatagcataattttgataaaataaaaaaattgctatGCATTGTACATTAGATCACTAAATTAAtagataaatgaatattttgtaagtaaatgaatattttgtaagaaaaaattctatcatttaaaaaattgtaataaaaaatcaaatatttttttatgaataaatgCAAAAAACTAATCTAATGGTTATAAAcaatgcgtcaaaaaaaaaaaaggttataaaCAATGAAATTGTTTCCgtcaaaaaataatgaaattgtattttttttatgaaactattttctttaaaatataatagtcgacaaatatcttttaatttataataagtGTATTGGTACATTcgaattttttaatatattataaaagttcAAGAAAAAATTAGCATTGTATATAATAAAACACTGGAATCTTTTAGCAACTTTGAATGGccaaattaacaaattaaaaatacttTATATTAACAAATCACATGGTTTTGTTCAttttctattcaaggtgtgaaTGATTGAAACATATACGGTTGTTGCATGATGCAGCACTCATGATAAGTGCCATTTTATTATctatagaaaaattatttataaagaGGTAAGAGTACGAATTCCAAAGATTTTAGTAATTCACTTAGAAATGAATttacttgataaaaaataaaaaacacaaaatacaTACAAATGTTGTATTGTGCAAGCACACAAACATAGGAGatccaaattcaaaattttgccGCATTATTTAATGTTATAGTGTTCTGATATACTCCACACAAATTTTGCCGCATTATTTAAAAAGAGAGTATATGGGTGCGGAGTGGAGTGATACTCGGCGTGCATGTTATATTTAGGACCTTTTTGAGCAAAAGGGCACATGAATGAATTGAATTTACAtcgaaaataaaaatatcttgaTGTTGTATTATTGTATAGTGTTAGACTGAATGGTAGAAGATGATTTATaagatgcatcttcttttcAGAAAGTTCATACCACAAGAACTATTTAGTTGTTTGTACTTGACTTGAAGCAATTTTGGGATGTGTAACATTTTAGGAAGTTTCCAGAAATTCTAGAGCGACGATAAAACACATTGAAAAGATTATGTTATGTTTATGGAGGTAATAGTATGTGAAGTTACAAATGGTATCAAATCAGATATCTCTCAATATAATGTGGTTCGGGGATGAACTAAGCAAGAATTGGTGGGAACAAGCCCCAGAACGCGGAAGAGAATGATTGTAAGTACTTTTTAATGTATATATCCAAACTTAAATAACTTATTGAGTATAAGAGCTTACGATACTATAAGTATTTGTATAATATGTTTATCCAAATGGGACCAAATTACACAAGTTTCAAGACTATTCCCCTaatttcatatataagcaaaaatttcccttttaaattcattgaataacatgtatttattttatattattgactaaataCATTCGTTATTCaataaacatgaaaaaaatatttatttatatacaaGATCAAAAAGAGTATTTTGTTATATTAGATTCGTTAATTAGTATATTCCACTTgttaacattttctttaaaaatattttaagtttaaaaaaaataaaaaattctaccAACTTGTACTACTACCTTAATAAGACTACACTAGTAATTCACATGGGTAGTTCAATAATTGGCTAAGCATGTTGAGTGACGAAGGGGATGTAGACATGGTGGTACCATTTCAAGTCACTCTGGCTTCTCATTGATTGAGAATTGAGATAATTAGTCAAACACTCAATATGTGTTTGTTGGGTAACCgacttttttgtatttattttcgATCATGCAACTGCTTTCACGCCACGCCATCAACACAATCATCAAAtaaacttcaagttgttttttctctctaaataaacttgaatgaatgaatttcgATTTAGTGGTAATTAACGTTGGATTTGATAGGGATGACCATAATTTAATCCTCCACAACTATAATTGAAAGAAGTTAAAACTGACTCATAAATCAGATTAAATGGTCCAATGAACAAGATATTGGTGGTGAAACCAAACTTAAATGAATGATTTTTCTTTGAAattaattgtttaaaaaaaattcgagTTAAATTCATAAGAATACTCCTAAAAATTGGagaattcaaacaaaaaataatataaataataagattaaaaaaaaatagaaatagaatatGGGACGCACATATACATACACTACACATAGGGTAAGAGCCCCACACGCTGCTACTCCCaattttggtttcacatagaaGGAAGGAAGCAGGGGTTAGTTGATAGAACAAATTGGCCTAATGGGACAAATAAGCTGATATCATGATTCTGTTTCACCATAACACGACCCAGATTACCCAACAAATTTTTCAGTTGCCTATGTTATTTCTAGTCTTTTGGAAACTATTGCTGCTTTTCCAACATGCATTGGTCGACTGCCCTACACTAAATGATTTTGAAGACCACAAAACAAAGGAATGTGATACAAttattactagtatttttttatattttatttatcattactttttttcttatttttggaTAATGAAAGACAATTGTATTGCATGTGATGTGAGTTTCAAATAGTCAAATTAATGTGTTATAATTTCATGAATCTATTTGTGAGTGTCAAAGACCAATTTATCGGTTACTACCTCCGGATTTAATTATAGttaaattttctctttttagattaattgaaaaattaatatatctaatCTATAATTAAGACagatatattagttattcaatgaatttataaaatgaatatttatttataattaaagtcagatgaaatatttaataaaagaatgaaattggatgaaatattttcttgtgttttgttcatattttttttttagggtaatTGGAGTTGGAGCTTAATTCTTTTATTAAATGAGGTTAAGAATTGGCCTAATCTCATTGAGGGTTTTGGCAGGGGGGGATGAATTGTTAGGGGAAAATGGATAACTTTGATCTatcctaaaaaataatataacctAAAGTATGAATTGGGTTGAGTAACGCTTGTGAGGTTAGGTCAAGgtcaattttttcatttaactATCCACTTTGGTTCATCCACCTATTGAGAAAAGAAAGGTAACTCTCCCCCTTTGCACATGATGGTTGATGACCATGTTCACATTACAATGACTAGAACAAAATTCAGAAGGCATTAATATTGTCTTGACCGAGAAAAAACAAGGAGTTGACTTCGGTCAAGTCGTCACCCATGACTAGTCAATGAGACAAACTATAATCGTTTGCTTAAGATCGGACGATTTATAAttcaaagttaaattttttatgtttagaaCTCAGATGACTCTGATTTGATGACTGTAGCTTGACTGCACTCGATCTTAATTTTGTAAATTGATAATTTAACCCCCTAATTCTAACTCAAATTTCACCCACCCAATTGATAAGATTCTATCTTTACAATTCCTTTCACTAAAGTTAACAGCAAACAACACTTTCCTGTGACTATACGTCATAAAAATTGACCTTcatcatataaattataatacaattaaaaaaacaacaacttggTAGTATTATTTTCATTCAAGATCTACTACATTAATTTTGCATTTACATGTAACAAAATCACAACACAACTAAAACTTTGAACATTGGATTGACCGCATATTGTTTTTCTAAATACTAAATAGAAAAAGAACTACTCAATGCTAAAACTGACCTCTAAATCAGATTAAGCAGTCTAATAGGTCGGATATCAAGGGAAAAAAGGGTCTACATTAACACAATTGCCTTTGGATTTATGAAGAGACCAAAACAcaagaaaatatgaacaaaaataaaatcatcttCATAATTCACAAGACAAATCCAGCAACTATATTAGCCTTTGTTTGTGGTGGACCCTATTTTTCCTACCAACTGtacttccaaaaaaaaaaaggtgaaaaaATAAGCATAATCACAGAATATTCATAttcacaaaccaaaaaaaaaacaacataaaattcAACAATAACCCAATCGTTGATTCACACGATCCCTAAGAATTCCATTATACAAAGCAACTCTGTTTGCAGGCATTCCTCTGTTCTCATTCCCACCATTACAATTCTTTGACAcctttgattttgaatttatcTTCAAAGAATGTTTAGTATTATTCATAGTATTATTAGTaccatgttgttgttgttgttgttgttggtgttgtTTTCTGTATTCTTCTCCATCTTTACAAGAATCCATAACATCTTCTGCAAAATGaactcttttcttctttttctttgttttcttttcatcTGTTACACAACCCAGAATTGTGTTAGCAAAATAAACACTAAAAAGATGAAATCTTTGTAATCAATGTGTAGTAATAATCAACTTATAACTTACCAGAGGATATACAAGATCGTAAAATTGGAgttggagaagaagaagatggaatTTCATGAAGAGAGAATTGGGTTGGTGGGAGAGATTTCTGTAAACGGAGAGCAAGGAGGATGACTGTGCCGGAAACAGCCATGGCGGTTGCAAAAACAGCACCTTGTGAGGTTATGATTGAAGACATAGTTTTTTggtgaaagaaagaaagaaaagaaaaagagaggtTTGGTGGAAAAATTAAGAAAAGTGAAAGTGGTGTAGTCTCATATCAACAGCAGCTAAAGagtgaaaatatttatattatagtcTAAAATCAAA encodes:
- the LOC123921799 gene encoding uncharacterized protein LOC123921799; this translates as MSSIITSQGAVFATAMAVSGTVILLALRLQKSLPPTQFSLHEIPSSSSPTPILRSCISSDEKKTKKKKKRVHFAEDVMDSCKDGEEYRKQHQQQQQQQHGTNNTMNNTKHSLKINSKSKVSKNCNGGNENRGMPANRVALYNGILRDRVNQRLGYC